The following nucleotide sequence is from Myxococcus stipitatus.
CCGGAGAGCGCGGGGATGCGGAGCAGCTCCAGGTCGAGCATGCCTCCGGGCCGGCGCTGGCTCGCGACGAGCGCCACCAGGAGGAGGAGCCCCGCGCAGACGGGGACGAGCACCTGGGGAGAGCCCCAGCCCGTCTCCGGCCCGCGCATGAGCGGATAGTGGATGGACAGCAACAGGCCGATGGCGAGCAGCGCCCCCACCCCGTCCAGCCGTCGTGAGATGTCCTGGGGCCTCAGCGAGGGCATCCGCGTGAGCGCGCCCAGCACCACGCCCAGACCGATGGGGACGTTGACGAGGAAGATCCACCGCCAGCCGACCCACTCGACGAGCACACCTCCCACCACGGGCCCCAGGGCGCCCGCGGCGGAGGCGATGGCGGCGTAGGTGGCGATGGCGCGCTGGCGCTCGGCGCCCTCGTACACGGCGGCGAGGAGCGCCAGCGAGGGCGCGAACACCAGCGAGCCGCCGAGCCCCTGGGCCACCCGCGCCGCGACGAGTGTCCCCGCGTCGGGCGCCATCCCGCAGAGCGCGGAGGCGAGGGTGAACAGGCCGATGCCCGCGACGAACACGCTCCGCCGGCCGACGCGGTCGGACAGCGCCCCCGCGGTGAGCAGCAGCGCGCCGAACGCGAGCGAGTAGGCCGACACCGTCCACTGGACCTGGTGGAGCCCCGCGCCCAGGTCCCTGGCGATGGCCGCGAGCGCGACGTTGACCACCGTCACGTCCAGCGTCATCACCACGCCGCCCGCGCTCACCAGGGCGAACGTCCACCGGGCCAGGCGGCGCGCCTCGACTGACGGCGGCGTCCCGTGCTCGCGCGCGGCCTGGGCCCCGCTTGGAGCCTGGCCGCTCATGACGCTTCCCTCCGGGGCGTCCGCGTCGGCGCCGGGTCTCCGGAGGTCACGGCGGGGCCCACGAACCGTGTCGTCGGCGCATCGCCCTGGGACATGGCCGCGTCACCGGGAAGCCCGAAGCGGGAGAACGCCGTGCGTCGAGGGAGGGCGAACACCTCTCGTCCCAGGACGGCGTTGAGGATGGTGGCGTTGCGGAAGGGAGACACCCCCAGGTCGGGCGCGGCCACGCCATGGCTGTGCAGGTCGGCGTGGGTGACGAAGATGCGTCCACCGACCTCCGGCGCCAGCTCCACCGAGTAGTCCAGCCGGACCTGGTAGCGCCCCTGCTCGTCCCAGCGCACGAGCCCGTCCATGGGGCGCAGGAAGCCGGGCGTGCGCTGCTTGTAGCCGGTGGCGGCGACGACCAACGCCGTCGTGTGCTCGAACGTCCCTCCCGTGTCCAGGTGACGGCAGCGCAGCACGACGTCGCCCGAGCCGCTCACGGACGCGGCCTCCACCGCCACGCCGCAGCGCAACTCCACGTCGGCCAGCCCCGACTCCAGCTCCCGCCGGTAGAGCAGGTCGTGCAGCTGCTCCAGCGTCTCCGTGGAGATGCCCTTGTAGTGGCGCCACTGCTCGGCGACGAGCCGGTCCTTCGTCACCTGCGGCAGCGCATGGAAGTACCGGACGTAGGCCGGCGTCGTCATCTCCAGCGTCAGCTTGGTGTAGTCCAACGGCGCGAAGGACACCGTCCGCGTCAGCCAGCTCATCGCGGAGCCGCCCGCCAGGTTTCGCTGGAGCAGGTGCAGGGCCACCTCCGCTCCGGACTGACCGGAGCCCACCACCGTCACGTGGCGCGCGGCCTCCACGTCCTCCAGCCGATGCAGGAAGCTCCCGGTATGGACGAGCCGGCTCGAGGGCAGCGAGGCCAGGGCGCCCGGCAACGTGGGCTCCGTGCCGATGCCGATGACCACGTCCCGCGCGGCGAGCGACAGGCGTTGGCCGTCCGCGCGCAGCACCTTCAGCAGGAAGCGTTGCCTCCCGGTGTCCCAGGCCATCGACTCGACCTGATGGCCGAAGCGCACCGAGGGCAGCCTCGACACGGCCCAGCGCAGGTAGTCCTCGTACTCGCGGCGCGTCGGGTGGAAGCGCTCGCGGATGTAGAACGGGTAGAGCCGGTCCTTGTCCCGCAGGTACGCGAGGAACGACAGCGGGTGCGTCGGGTCGACGAGGGTGACCAGGTCCGCGAGGAAGCTGAGCTGGAGCAGCGCCTCGTCGAACATGAGGCCGGGATGCCACCGCAGCTCCGGACGGGACTCGAGCACGACCAGGTCCAGTCCCTCGACAGTGGAGGCGAGCGCGGCCAGGCCCAGGTTGAAGGGGCCGCACCCCACGGCGACCAGGTCGTGCTCGGTTTCCGGAAGACAGACATCGTTCGTCGGGGTGGTCATGGGAGGTCCTCCTCGGAGCGGGGATGGGCGAGCAGCGTCGCCGGCTTGTCGGGCAGGGTGATGGGGCCGACGACGCGGAAGCCGGCGGCGGTGAAGGCGCGCAGCGAGGGGGCGTTGCGCGAGTCGGGTTCGGCCACCACGCGCAGGCACTGGGGGTCCGCGGCGAGCAGCCCCCGGGCCACCTCGCGCAGCAGGGCCCGGCCCAGGCCCCGGCCGGTGCGGTCCGGCTCGCCGATGGCCACGTGGACGCCCAGGTCATGCGGGTGATGCGGGTAGTGTCCCGCGAGCCGATCCCTCGCCACCCGGTACACCTCGAGGTACGCCAGGGGCGCGCCCTCGACGTCGAGCATGCACGGCAGCGCGTGGTCTCCGGCGAGCTGTCGCTCCAGCTCGGCGCGCCAGCGCTCCTCGGGCCACGCCTGG
It contains:
- a CDS encoding GNAT family N-acetyltransferase — translated: MMAQEHRDLVVPPPPVPHVRAPWSIRAASVEEDLGRIVRWMRLPHVDAFWHQAWPEERWRAELERQLAGDHALPCMLDVEGAPLAYLEVYRVARDRLAGHYPHHPHDLGVHVAIGEPDRTGRGLGRALLREVARGLLAADPQCLRVVAEPDSRNAPSLRAFTAAGFRVVGPITLPDKPATLLAHPRSEEDLP
- a CDS encoding MFS transporter translates to MSGQAPSGAQAAREHGTPPSVEARRLARWTFALVSAGGVVMTLDVTVVNVALAAIARDLGAGLHQVQWTVSAYSLAFGALLLTAGALSDRVGRRSVFVAGIGLFTLASALCGMAPDAGTLVAARVAQGLGGSLVFAPSLALLAAVYEGAERQRAIATYAAIASAAGALGPVVGGVLVEWVGWRWIFLVNVPIGLGVVLGALTRMPSLRPQDISRRLDGVGALLAIGLLLSIHYPLMRGPETGWGSPQVLVPVCAGLLLLVALVASQRRPGGMLDLELLRIPALSGAAVLGFLARMSSLGVLVFTTLSLQRAADASPVRVGLRLLPLTGSLLVVGMCMTRLQARFSAAALVATGFALQGAGLVVLALGASHSASSWVGFCGLVLMGAGGAVIFPPLMGVAVGVVPADRAGMASGLTNACYPLGTATGVAVFGAVFSSQLAARLSLEPLPLDVARQLRAAVETGQFDTLAPTLLPLAHSAFSRAYVAVCGVAAAVCLGGAALALRVLSNLATRAPRPARPDASLSLKESP
- a CDS encoding lysine N(6)-hydroxylase/L-ornithine N(5)-oxygenase family protein; amino-acid sequence: MTTPTNDVCLPETEHDLVAVGCGPFNLGLAALASTVEGLDLVVLESRPELRWHPGLMFDEALLQLSFLADLVTLVDPTHPLSFLAYLRDKDRLYPFYIRERFHPTRREYEDYLRWAVSRLPSVRFGHQVESMAWDTGRQRFLLKVLRADGQRLSLAARDVVIGIGTEPTLPGALASLPSSRLVHTGSFLHRLEDVEAARHVTVVGSGQSGAEVALHLLQRNLAGGSAMSWLTRTVSFAPLDYTKLTLEMTTPAYVRYFHALPQVTKDRLVAEQWRHYKGISTETLEQLHDLLYRRELESGLADVELRCGVAVEAASVSGSGDVVLRCRHLDTGGTFEHTTALVVAATGYKQRTPGFLRPMDGLVRWDEQGRYQVRLDYSVELAPEVGGRIFVTHADLHSHGVAAPDLGVSPFRNATILNAVLGREVFALPRRTAFSRFGLPGDAAMSQGDAPTTRFVGPAVTSGDPAPTRTPRREAS